In one window of Limnohabitans sp. MORI2 DNA:
- a CDS encoding PAS domain S-box protein, whose product MQKTSTLPFLQALIGHWRTWWRKQTPNRQDRFAFMAPLAAVVLFMAAITTAFWYLRYEEIMREQEVVRRDVEYAQQRLRLRLLDKQEQIMRMARDIANRETDSRAFATDAQSLLNQSPELASLTWVDARQRVHASYASASNNSTMSFVTGALVAHHETLTTLQLARDLQQPVYSQPILEKRTSTAPYTHLQLHVPILNHGKFEGVLLAEYTLDGMLRFAVPNEIASRYAVSLRDVNNTVLAGQANKARPKVTEVLPWLFQTNEYEVPITPVGYALSLHAQAYRTSQGLIGNGVFWLVAVLSAMTAWMLIGTWRHTRRRVQAQQALVAETNFRRAMENSILTGMRAMDLKGRITYVNAAFCQMTGWTEEELVGRVPPFPYWPDEDRETLEQKLNQELQGETTSSGFQVRVKRKNGEVFDARLYVSPLVDARGQQTGWMTSMTDITEPNRVREQLSAAHDRFTTVLEGLDASVSVAPLGSKELLFANKLYRQWFANTTQGHLSLVTQAGQPRNVSTSEAADDDGIDQDDGLMGLPTEGITETKAENAEIFVPELGKWLEVRSRYLNWVDGRLAQMVIASDITPRRNAEEQAQVQAERAQSASRLITMGEMASSVAHELNQPLTAINNYCSGMMSRIKSNNLNEEELLKALEKTAHQAQRAGQIIHRIRSFVKRSEPNRTASDVSLMVAEAVELAGIEMRRRQVRLTQVVAARLPSINVDPILIEQVLVNLMRNAAESIDLAQRPLTRRDVELKVLPRSEEGQPVIEFSVTDTGRGLPPEVMEHLFEAFFSTKSEGMGIGLNLCRSIVESHQGRMKAENLYNAEEITGCRFSFWLPVR is encoded by the coding sequence ATGCAAAAAACATCGACCCTCCCGTTTCTTCAAGCACTGATAGGCCATTGGCGCACCTGGTGGCGCAAACAAACCCCCAATCGTCAAGACCGCTTTGCATTCATGGCGCCACTGGCTGCCGTGGTGCTGTTCATGGCCGCTATCACCACCGCGTTTTGGTACCTGCGCTATGAGGAAATCATGAGAGAGCAAGAGGTGGTCCGCCGCGATGTGGAGTACGCCCAACAACGTTTGCGTTTGCGCTTGCTAGATAAACAAGAGCAAATCATGCGCATGGCGCGTGACATTGCCAACAGGGAAACCGATAGCAGAGCCTTCGCAACCGACGCACAAAGTCTGTTAAATCAAAGTCCTGAATTGGCAAGCTTGACGTGGGTCGATGCGCGTCAACGCGTGCACGCCAGTTACGCCAGTGCAAGCAACAACTCAACCATGAGTTTTGTAACGGGGGCACTGGTTGCCCATCACGAAACGCTCACCACTCTTCAGCTTGCCCGTGATTTGCAGCAACCTGTTTACTCACAACCCATTCTTGAGAAACGAACAAGTACAGCGCCATACACGCACTTGCAGTTGCACGTCCCCATCTTGAACCATGGCAAATTTGAAGGCGTCTTGCTGGCTGAGTACACCTTAGATGGCATGTTGCGCTTTGCAGTACCCAACGAAATTGCCAGCCGCTACGCTGTATCGCTACGCGATGTGAACAACACCGTGTTGGCAGGACAAGCCAACAAAGCACGTCCCAAAGTGACCGAGGTCCTGCCGTGGTTGTTTCAAACCAACGAATATGAAGTGCCCATCACACCCGTGGGCTATGCACTCTCACTCCACGCACAGGCCTACCGCACCTCACAGGGTTTGATTGGCAACGGCGTGTTTTGGTTGGTGGCTGTGCTCAGCGCCATGACCGCATGGATGTTGATTGGCACCTGGCGACACACCCGCCGCCGAGTGCAAGCACAACAAGCCTTGGTGGCCGAAACCAACTTTCGCCGCGCGATGGAAAACTCCATCCTCACCGGCATGCGCGCCATGGACCTCAAAGGCCGCATCACCTATGTGAATGCCGCGTTTTGCCAAATGACGGGCTGGACCGAAGAAGAATTGGTAGGTCGAGTGCCCCCCTTCCCCTACTGGCCAGATGAAGACCGCGAAACCTTAGAGCAAAAGCTCAACCAAGAACTGCAAGGCGAAACCACCAGCAGCGGTTTTCAAGTGCGCGTCAAGCGTAAAAACGGCGAAGTGTTTGATGCGCGCTTGTATGTTTCTCCCTTGGTTGATGCACGCGGGCAACAAACCGGCTGGATGACGTCGATGACCGACATCACCGAGCCCAACCGTGTGCGCGAACAACTTTCAGCCGCACATGACCGGTTCACCACGGTGTTAGAGGGCTTGGATGCATCTGTGTCAGTGGCCCCCTTGGGCAGCAAAGAATTGTTGTTTGCCAACAAGCTCTATCGCCAATGGTTCGCCAACACAACGCAGGGTCACTTAAGCTTGGTCACACAGGCAGGCCAGCCACGCAACGTCAGCACTTCAGAAGCCGCGGACGACGACGGAATTGACCAAGACGATGGGCTGATGGGACTGCCCACCGAAGGCATCACCGAGACCAAAGCAGAAAACGCAGAAATTTTTGTACCTGAACTAGGCAAATGGCTAGAGGTGCGCTCGCGTTACCTCAACTGGGTGGATGGGCGCTTGGCCCAAATGGTGATTGCCTCAGACATCACCCCACGACGCAACGCCGAAGAGCAGGCACAAGTGCAAGCCGAGCGTGCGCAATCGGCTAGCCGACTCATCACCATGGGTGAAATGGCGTCCAGCGTGGCGCATGAGTTGAACCAACCCCTCACGGCCATCAACAACTATTGCAGCGGCATGATGTCGCGCATCAAATCCAACAACTTGAACGAAGAAGAGTTGCTCAAGGCCTTGGAGAAAACCGCACACCAAGCGCAGCGCGCAGGACAAATCATTCATCGCATTCGCAGCTTTGTGAAACGCAGCGAACCGAATCGAACCGCCTCCGATGTCTCCCTGATGGTGGCGGAAGCCGTGGAATTGGCGGGTATCGAAATGCGCCGGCGACAGGTCAGACTCACCCAGGTGGTAGCGGCACGCTTGCCTTCCATTAACGTTGACCCCATCTTGATTGAACAAGTCTTGGTGAATTTGATGCGCAACGCGGCCGAATCGATTGACCTCGCCCAACGCCCACTCACGCGCCGCGATGTAGAGCTAAAGGTATTACCGCGCAGCGAAGAAGGTCAACCTGTGATCGAATTTTCAGTCACCGACACCGGTCGAGGCCTCCCCCCAGAGGTGATGGAGCATTTGTTTGAAGCGTTCTTTTCGACAAAATCCGAGGGCATGGGCATTGGCCTGAATTTGTGCCGATCCATCGTCGAGTCGCACCAAGGCCGGATGAAGGCCGAGAACCTCTACAATGCTGAGGAAATAACGGGTTGCCGGTTTTCCTTTTGGCTACCGGTCCGATAG
- a CDS encoding response regulator transcription factor, with protein sequence MSLIPKKGTVYVVDDDEAVRDSLQWLLEGKDYRVRCFDSAETFLSRYDPREVACLIVDIRMGGMTGLELQDRLVERKSPLPIVFITGHGDVPMAVDTMKKGAMDFIQKPFDETALVNLVERMLAQANTSFAEYQQAASRDALMSKLTTRESQVLERIVAGRLNKQIADDLGISIKTVEAHRANIMEKLNANTVADLLKTALGQNAAKA encoded by the coding sequence ATGAGTTTGATTCCCAAAAAAGGTACGGTCTACGTGGTAGACGACGACGAGGCCGTCCGTGATTCCTTGCAATGGTTGCTCGAAGGCAAGGACTACCGCGTTCGCTGTTTCGATTCTGCTGAAACCTTCCTCAGCAGATACGACCCACGTGAAGTAGCGTGCTTGATCGTGGACATCCGCATGGGTGGCATGACCGGCCTCGAATTGCAAGACCGTTTGGTCGAACGCAAGTCGCCACTGCCTATCGTGTTCATCACTGGTCACGGCGATGTGCCCATGGCCGTGGACACCATGAAAAAAGGCGCCATGGATTTCATCCAAAAGCCTTTTGACGAAACTGCCTTGGTCAATTTGGTCGAACGCATGCTGGCGCAAGCCAACACCTCGTTTGCCGAATACCAGCAGGCTGCTAGCCGCGACGCATTGATGTCCAAACTCACCACGCGTGAGTCCCAAGTGCTTGAACGCATCGTGGCAGGTCGCTTGAATAAACAAATTGCAGACGACTTGGGTATCAGCATCAAAACTGTAGAAGCGCACCGAGCCAACATCATGGAAAAGCTCAACGCCAATACGGTCGCCGACTTGCTTAAAACAGCCCTCGGACAAAACGCGGCAAAAGCTTAA
- the folD gene encoding bifunctional methylenetetrahydrofolate dehydrogenase/methenyltetrahydrofolate cyclohydrolase FolD — MTAQLIDGNALSKQLRAQVAADTAVLKAKGLTPGLAVVLVGDNQASQVYVRNKVKACEDAGLHSVLEKYEATMTEAELLARVDALNHDDSIHGILVQLPLPAHIDAQKVIEAISPAKDVDGFHIASAGALMTGMSGFWPCTPYGCMKMLESIGYDLKGKHAVVIGRSNIVGKPMALMLLQKDATVTVAHSRTQDLKALTLQADVVVAAVGKRNVLTADMVKPGAVVLDVGMNRNDEGKLCGDVDFDGVKEVAGYITPVPGGVGPMTITMLLVNTLESAQRALSEKH, encoded by the coding sequence ATGACTGCACAACTCATTGACGGCAACGCCCTCTCCAAACAACTGCGCGCCCAAGTCGCTGCCGACACGGCGGTCCTCAAAGCCAAGGGACTCACCCCCGGCTTGGCCGTAGTCTTGGTGGGCGACAACCAAGCCAGCCAGGTGTATGTGCGCAACAAGGTCAAGGCGTGCGAAGACGCGGGTCTGCATTCGGTGCTTGAAAAATACGAAGCCACCATGACCGAGGCCGAGTTGCTCGCTCGTGTGGACGCACTCAACCACGACGACAGCATTCACGGCATCTTGGTGCAACTGCCCTTGCCTGCGCACATCGATGCGCAAAAAGTGATTGAAGCCATCAGCCCCGCCAAAGACGTGGACGGTTTTCACATTGCCAGCGCCGGTGCGTTGATGACCGGCATGTCTGGTTTTTGGCCTTGCACACCGTATGGCTGCATGAAGATGCTCGAGAGCATTGGCTATGACCTCAAAGGCAAACATGCCGTGGTGATTGGCCGCAGCAACATCGTGGGCAAGCCGATGGCATTGATGCTCTTGCAAAAAGACGCCACCGTGACCGTGGCGCACTCGCGCACCCAAGATTTGAAAGCGCTCACCCTGCAAGCCGACGTCGTCGTAGCCGCCGTGGGCAAACGCAATGTGTTGACAGCCGACATGGTCAAACCCGGCGCGGTTGTGCTGGATGTGGGCATGAACCGCAACGATGAAGGCAAGCTTTGCGGTGATGTGGACTTTGACGGCGTGAAAGAAGTGGCGGGCTACATCACCCCTGTGCCGGGTGGGGTTGGCCCCATGACCATCACAATGCTCTTGGTCAACACCTTGGAATCAGCGCAACGGGCCTTATCTGAGAAGCACTAA